Proteins from a genomic interval of Youhaiella tibetensis:
- the glmU gene encoding bifunctional UDP-N-acetylglucosamine diphosphorylase/glucosamine-1-phosphate N-acetyltransferase GlmU — MTDVLAIILAAGDGTRMRSNTPKVLHEVGGLPIVSHVVRAAAGAGATRLAVVTAPGHDDVRLKVSQVAPQAEFFEQTERKGTGHAASMARAAWEKAEGYVVVVYADHPLLRAENFKGITDRLDAGWDAAILGFEPRDPTGYGRLLTRGEQLLAIREHKDASEEERKIVLSNACILGFRAEVFRELIDKLKTNNAQGEYYLTDLVELANQSGRRVTYHVAPEHDVMGVNDRKQLARAEMQFQELRRDDFMAAGVTMKDPSSVYVSYDTEIGRDVVLEPNVFFGPGVKVGNGVTIHAFSHIEGATIGDNAEIGPFARLRPDAVLGEAVKVGNFVEVKKATIGTGSKINHLSYVGDTQMGAKVNVGAGAITCNYDGLNKSVTNIGDNVFVGSNSSLVAPVSIGDGAYIASGSVITRDVEADALALGRARQENKPGYAPKLRARAEAIKAARKKG; from the coding sequence ATGACCGACGTTTTGGCCATTATCCTCGCTGCCGGCGACGGCACGCGCATGCGCTCGAACACGCCCAAGGTGCTTCACGAGGTCGGCGGATTGCCCATCGTCTCGCACGTGGTCCGGGCGGCAGCGGGCGCCGGAGCGACCCGTCTCGCCGTGGTGACGGCTCCCGGGCACGACGATGTTCGCCTCAAGGTGTCCCAGGTCGCCCCGCAGGCCGAGTTCTTCGAGCAGACCGAGCGCAAGGGGACCGGGCATGCCGCCTCGATGGCACGCGCTGCCTGGGAGAAGGCCGAGGGTTACGTGGTCGTGGTCTATGCCGACCATCCGCTGCTTCGCGCCGAGAACTTCAAGGGCATTACCGACCGGCTCGATGCGGGATGGGATGCGGCGATCCTGGGGTTCGAGCCGCGCGACCCTACCGGCTACGGACGTCTCCTCACCAGGGGCGAGCAGCTGCTCGCCATCCGCGAGCACAAGGACGCCAGCGAGGAGGAGCGCAAGATCGTGCTCTCGAACGCCTGCATCCTGGGGTTCCGCGCCGAAGTGTTCCGGGAGCTGATCGACAAGCTCAAGACCAACAATGCCCAGGGCGAATACTACCTTACCGACCTGGTCGAACTCGCCAACCAGTCCGGCCGTCGCGTGACTTACCACGTTGCTCCCGAGCACGACGTGATGGGCGTCAACGACCGTAAGCAACTGGCGCGCGCCGAGATGCAGTTCCAGGAGTTGCGCCGCGACGACTTCATGGCAGCGGGCGTGACCATGAAGGATCCGTCCTCGGTCTATGTCTCCTACGACACCGAAATCGGCCGCGACGTGGTGCTGGAGCCCAATGTGTTCTTCGGGCCGGGCGTCAAGGTCGGCAACGGCGTCACCATCCACGCGTTTTCCCACATCGAAGGGGCCACGATTGGCGACAATGCCGAGATCGGTCCCTTCGCGCGGCTGCGGCCGGATGCGGTGTTGGGCGAGGCGGTCAAGGTCGGCAACTTCGTCGAGGTCAAGAAGGCCACTATCGGCACCGGCTCCAAGATCAACCATCTGAGTTATGTCGGCGACACGCAAATGGGCGCCAAGGTCAATGTCGGTGCGGGCGCGATCACCTGCAATTATGACGGACTCAACAAGAGCGTCACCAATATCGGGGACAACGTCTTTGTCGGGTCCAATTCCTCGCTGGTGGCGCCGGTGAGCATCGGGGACGGCGCCTACATTGCCTCGGGCAGTGTCATCACCAGGGATGTCGAGGCGGATGCACTGGCGTTGGGCCGGGCCCGGCAGGAGAACAAGCCGGGCTATGCCCCCAAGCTTCGGGCCCGGGCCGAAGCCATCAAGGCAGCCAGAAAGAAGGGCTAG
- a CDS encoding exopolysaccharide biosynthesis protein — protein MSADGAGGVSRSPVERYTDRMVAALQRLEASDDPNLTFSRLIDVMGRSSHRLLILLFTLLNMLPGPPGFGGTIAWTTFGIALAMIFGWPIRLPALIGDRKLPLSLLIKLSERVAVAARYAARFSRPRLKWLTGAAATIPFGIFVMAISVVMTIPIPFINAIPNVGLCIMSFSMLNRDGVGLLAGLVVCLLGLTVAAAALFGAFELASTAIESIR, from the coding sequence GTGAGCGCGGACGGGGCGGGCGGGGTTTCGCGCAGTCCCGTCGAGCGCTACACCGACCGCATGGTCGCTGCCTTGCAGCGGCTGGAGGCGAGCGACGATCCCAACCTGACCTTCTCGCGCCTGATCGATGTCATGGGGCGTAGCTCGCACCGGTTGCTGATCCTGCTTTTCACCCTGCTCAACATGCTGCCCGGGCCGCCCGGTTTCGGCGGCACCATCGCCTGGACGACCTTTGGCATCGCGCTGGCGATGATCTTCGGCTGGCCCATCCGGCTTCCGGCCCTGATCGGCGACCGCAAGCTCCCGCTCAGCCTGCTGATCAAGCTGAGCGAACGCGTGGCCGTCGCCGCGCGCTATGCGGCGCGCTTCTCCCGGCCCCGGCTCAAGTGGCTCACCGGGGCGGCCGCGACCATTCCGTTCGGCATCTTCGTGATGGCGATCAGCGTAGTGATGACCATCCCGATCCCTTTCATCAACGCCATTCCCAATGTCGGGCTCTGCATCATGAGCTTTTCGATGCTCAATCGCGACGGCGTCGGACTTCTGGCCGGGCTCGTCGTCTGCCTGCTTGGCCTCACTGTTGCCGCCGCCGCTCTCTTCGGGGCGTTCGAGCTGGCCAGCACGGCCATCGAGTCGATCCGGTGA
- the tgt gene encoding tRNA guanosine(34) transglycosylase Tgt: MKQVNFSLLATDGNARRGRIDTPRGDIQTPAFMPVGTAGTVKAMYPEQVRETGADILLGNTYHLMLRPGAERVASLGGLHTFMDWERPILTDSGGFQVMSLAKLRKLDEKGVTFRSHIDGSAYSLTPERSIEIQTLLDSDIIMQLDECIPLPSETREIERAMELSLRWADRSKTAFNNQANRALFGIVQGGDDLRLRAKSAAGLQSIGFDGYAVGGLAVGEPQEVMFEVLSGVCPLLPSDRPRYLMGVGKPDDILGAIERGIDMFDCVHPTRAGRHGHIYTRFGVINMKNARHKDDARPVDEQSPNRNCRRFSRAYLHHLVKTEEILGAMILSQINLAYYQELVAGARAAIEAGTFSEYAEATRAGWAGGDLPPL; the protein is encoded by the coding sequence ATGAAGCAGGTCAATTTCTCCCTCCTCGCCACCGACGGCAATGCCCGGCGCGGGCGCATCGACACCCCTCGCGGCGACATCCAGACCCCGGCATTCATGCCGGTCGGTACGGCTGGCACCGTCAAGGCCATGTATCCCGAACAGGTGCGCGAGACCGGGGCGGATATCCTTCTGGGCAACACCTACCATCTGATGCTGCGGCCGGGAGCGGAGCGCGTCGCGTCGCTGGGTGGGCTTCACACCTTCATGGATTGGGAGCGCCCCATTCTGACCGACAGCGGCGGGTTCCAGGTGATGTCGCTGGCCAAGCTGCGCAAGCTCGACGAGAAGGGCGTCACCTTCCGTTCCCATATCGACGGCTCGGCCTATTCACTCACGCCTGAGCGCTCCATCGAGATCCAGACGCTGCTCGACAGCGACATCATCATGCAGCTCGACGAGTGCATTCCGCTGCCCAGCGAGACGCGCGAGATCGAGCGGGCCATGGAGCTTTCGCTGCGATGGGCCGACCGGTCCAAGACCGCGTTCAACAATCAGGCCAATCGCGCGCTTTTCGGCATCGTCCAGGGCGGCGACGACCTGCGGCTCCGCGCCAAGTCGGCCGCCGGCCTGCAGTCGATCGGCTTCGACGGCTATGCGGTGGGTGGCCTTGCGGTGGGCGAGCCGCAGGAAGTGATGTTCGAGGTGCTGTCCGGCGTCTGCCCGCTTCTGCCCTCGGACCGTCCGCGCTACCTGATGGGCGTCGGCAAGCCCGACGACATCCTGGGCGCCATCGAGCGCGGCATCGACATGTTCGACTGCGTGCACCCGACCCGCGCCGGCCGGCACGGGCACATCTACACGCGCTTCGGCGTCATCAACATGAAGAATGCCCGGCATAAGGATGATGCGCGCCCGGTGGACGAGCAGTCGCCCAACCGCAATTGCCGGCGCTTTTCGCGAGCCTATCTCCACCATCTGGTGAAGACCGAAGAGATTTTAGGCGCGATGATCCTTTCGCAGATCAACCTTGCCTATTATCAAGAACTTGTAGCCGGTGCCCGGGCCGCTATCGAAGCCGGGACGTTTTCCGAATATGCGGAAGCCACGCGCGCCGGATGGGCGGGTGGCGATCTGCCACCGCTCTAA
- the map gene encoding type I methionyl aminopeptidase, with product MIIKTDEELEKLKAIGRICAQALDAMAGALRPGITTQELDEIGARVLAEAGARSAPQVTYEFPGATCISVNEEVAHGIPGPRVIQPGDLVNLDVSAEKDGLFADMGASYAVAPVAKAVENLCRDGRKAMWTGIRAVRPGAPLADIGNAIGKFAEKNRYTLIRNLASHGIGYSLHDEPGEIPTWPDRSERRQIAEGLVFTVEPFLSLGGRNAVEKDPDDEWTLVSEPPALTVQYEHTIVATKRGPVVVTLPG from the coding sequence ATGATCATCAAGACCGACGAAGAGCTCGAAAAACTCAAGGCAATCGGGCGCATCTGCGCCCAGGCGCTCGATGCCATGGCCGGCGCGCTGCGCCCTGGCATCACCACTCAGGAGCTCGACGAGATCGGCGCGCGGGTACTGGCGGAAGCCGGCGCCCGTTCGGCGCCGCAGGTCACCTACGAATTTCCCGGTGCCACCTGCATTAGCGTCAACGAGGAAGTGGCGCACGGGATACCCGGGCCGCGGGTCATCCAGCCGGGCGACCTGGTCAATCTCGATGTATCGGCCGAAAAGGACGGACTCTTTGCCGACATGGGCGCGTCCTACGCGGTCGCGCCGGTAGCCAAGGCGGTCGAAAACCTCTGCCGCGATGGCCGCAAGGCGATGTGGACCGGTATTCGTGCCGTGCGTCCCGGAGCCCCGCTGGCCGATATCGGCAACGCCATCGGTAAGTTCGCCGAGAAGAACCGCTATACGTTGATCCGCAACCTTGCCAGCCATGGCATCGGCTACAGCCTTCACGACGAGCCGGGCGAGATTCCCACCTGGCCCGATCGTTCCGAGCGTCGTCAGATCGCCGAAGGCCTGGTGTTCACGGTCGAGCCGTTCCTCTCCCTCGGTGGCCGCAACGCCGTCGAGAAGGATCCTGATGACGAGTGGACTCTGGTAAGCGAGCCGCCGGCCCTGACGGTGCAGTACGAGCATACGATCGTCGCCACGAAGCGCGGCCCCGTGGTGGTTACGCTACCGGGTTGA
- the pgi gene encoding glucose-6-phosphate isomerase: MAKSGRKAAFAALETHKKRLNKTPMREMFAADPARFEKFSARAGDILLDYSKNRIDADVMAALFDFARQVDLEARRDAMWGGEHINITEDRAVEHMALRYQGDKAVPIDGKDVMPDVRDVLGRMKVFSDQVRDGSIRGATGEQFTDVINIGIGGSDLGPAMVTLALAPYTRADLRVHYVSNVDGAHIHDTLKGLDPKRTMFIVASKTFTTDETMTNAATARKWIAEGVGEEGVSDHFAALSTNLPACDAFGIKQDRIFGFWDWVGGRYSVWSAIGLPIAIAVGFENFEKFLKGAAEMDAHFLSAPLEKNLPVIMGLIGVWYRNVWDFSTQAVLPYDQRLSRFAAYLQQQDMESNGKSVTLNGKQVDWSTGPIVWGEPGTNGQHAFYQLIHQGTDVIPCDFLIAANPHEHLPPHHAKLVANVLAQSEALMLGKTEDEVEAELKAQGLDKPRIKELTPHKVFPGNRPSNTIMYSKLTPETLGSLIALYEHKVFVQGTIWNVNSYDQWGVELGKQLAKALLPKVEGTASSEGHDSSTRGLLAYFHQLKSQ; encoded by the coding sequence ATGGCCAAGTCTGGACGCAAGGCGGCTTTTGCCGCGCTGGAAACGCACAAGAAGCGCCTCAACAAGACGCCGATGCGGGAGATGTTCGCGGCCGATCCGGCGCGCTTCGAGAAATTCTCGGCCAGGGCCGGCGATATCCTGCTCGATTATTCCAAGAACCGCATCGATGCGGATGTGATGGCGGCGCTCTTCGATTTCGCGCGGCAGGTCGACCTGGAAGCCCGGCGGGACGCAATGTGGGGCGGCGAGCACATCAACATCACCGAAGATCGTGCCGTAGAGCACATGGCGCTGCGCTACCAGGGCGACAAGGCTGTCCCGATCGACGGCAAGGACGTCATGCCGGATGTGCGGGACGTGCTCGGGCGCATGAAGGTGTTTTCCGATCAGGTTCGCGACGGCTCGATTCGTGGCGCCACTGGCGAGCAGTTCACCGACGTCATCAACATCGGTATCGGCGGTTCGGACCTCGGGCCGGCCATGGTGACGCTGGCCTTGGCGCCCTATACCCGCGCCGACCTGCGCGTTCATTACGTTTCGAACGTCGATGGCGCCCATATTCACGATACCCTCAAGGGCCTCGATCCCAAGCGCACGATGTTCATCGTGGCATCCAAGACTTTCACCACCGACGAGACCATGACAAATGCGGCCACGGCCCGCAAATGGATCGCCGAAGGTGTGGGAGAGGAGGGGGTCTCAGACCATTTCGCCGCGCTCTCGACGAACCTGCCGGCCTGCGATGCTTTCGGCATCAAGCAGGATCGCATCTTCGGTTTCTGGGATTGGGTCGGCGGGCGCTATTCGGTGTGGTCGGCGATTGGCCTGCCCATCGCCATCGCGGTGGGCTTTGAGAACTTCGAGAAGTTCCTCAAGGGCGCGGCCGAAATGGATGCGCATTTCCTTTCGGCGCCGCTGGAAAAGAACCTGCCGGTCATCATGGGCCTGATCGGCGTCTGGTACCGGAACGTCTGGGATTTCTCGACGCAGGCCGTGCTGCCCTACGACCAGCGCCTGTCCCGCTTCGCCGCCTATCTGCAGCAGCAGGACATGGAGAGCAATGGCAAGTCGGTCACGCTCAACGGCAAGCAGGTCGATTGGTCGACCGGCCCCATCGTCTGGGGCGAGCCGGGAACCAATGGCCAGCACGCGTTCTACCAGCTCATCCACCAGGGCACCGATGTCATTCCCTGCGATTTCCTGATCGCAGCCAACCCCCATGAGCATCTGCCGCCGCACCACGCCAAGCTCGTGGCGAACGTGCTGGCCCAGTCCGAAGCGCTCATGCTCGGCAAGACCGAGGACGAGGTCGAGGCCGAACTCAAGGCGCAGGGCCTCGACAAGCCGCGGATCAAGGAACTGACCCCACACAAGGTCTTCCCCGGCAATCGCCCCTCCAATACCATTATGTATTCCAAGCTCACGCCGGAAACTCTCGGGTCGCTGATTGCCCTTTACGAGCACAAGGTGTTCGTCCAGGGCACGATCTGGAACGTGAACTCCTACGACCAATGGGGCGTTGAACTCGGCAAGCAATTGGCCAAGGCTCTGCTCCCCAAGGTCGAGGGAACTGCTTCCTCGGAAGGCCACGACAGCTCGACGCGGGGGCTCCTGGCCTATTTCCACCAGTTGAAGTCTCAATGA